A DNA window from Theobroma cacao cultivar B97-61/B2 chromosome 5, Criollo_cocoa_genome_V2, whole genome shotgun sequence contains the following coding sequences:
- the LOC18599890 gene encoding superoxide dismutase [Cu-Zn] has protein sequence MVKAVAVLSSSEGVSGTIFFTQEGDGPTTVTGNISGLEPGLHGFHVHALGDTTNGCMSTGPHFNPAGKEHGAPEDENRHAGDLGNVTVGDDGCVSFSIIDKQIPLTGPLSIIGRAVVVHADPDDLGKGGHELSKTTGNAGGRVACGIIGLQG, from the exons ATGGTGAAGGCTGTTGCCGTGCTTAGTAGCAGTGAAGGTGTCAGTGGAACTATTTTCTTCACTCAAGAGGGAGATG GTCCAACTACTGTGACTGGGAACATTTCTGGTCTTGAGCCTGGGCTCCACGGCTTCCATGTCCATGCCCTTGGGGACACAACAAATGGTTGCATGTCAACAG GACCCCATTTTAATCCTGCTGGCAAAGAGCATGGTGCCCCAGAAGATGAGAATCGCCATGCTGGTGATCTAGGAAATGTTACTGTTGGTGATGATG GCTGTGTGAGTTTCTCTATTATTGACAAACAG ATTCCTCTCACTGGGCCACTCTCAATTATTGGAAGAGCTGTTGTTGTCCATGCAGATCCTGATGACCTTGGCAAGG GGGGCCATGAGCTTAGCAAAACCACTGGAAATGCTGGTGGCAGAGTAGCTTGCG GTATAATTGGTCTGCAAGGCTGA
- the LOC18599889 gene encoding vinorine synthase gives MEVQIINRETIKPSSPTPDHLRTHKLCLFDLLASPIYIPTLLFYSARDGSPTNSISDNLKKSLSKALTHFYPLAGRIKDDLTIDCNDDGATFIEAQVARDMSFVLEEPDIEVLQQLLPCDPLQHLPQTQPSTDQVLLAVQVNHFACGGMAICVCISHVVADASAAANFLKGWAEVACGADIIEGVIYDCSSLFPLRDMSLFYRVMEILLHKTNAGSPEVITKRFLFDGSKIAALRNEMGDELNSYHPTRIEAVTALIWEALVAATAENVTTSPILEASNIVNLRKRMNPPLPPQCIGNVCFVSMVSTPTENIENRTSLARKIHESIKEIDDDYIRKIFTSNAECFHNLMEKIFEEMKKSSNIGMFRFSSWCRFPFYETNFGWGKPIWFGTAFAINRNGCLLDTSDGEGIEAWISLTKEEMAQLEQQPGILAHAAFKPSIWRF, from the coding sequence ATGGAAGTCCAAATTATCAATAGAGAAACCATCAAGCCTTCTTCGCCAACTCCAGACCATCTAAGAACCCATAAGCTATGTCTTTTTGATCTGTTAGCCTCTCCTATTTACATCCCCACGCTTCTCTTTTACTCCGCTAGAGATGGAAGTCCTACAAATTCTATTTCTGATAACCTCAAGAAGTCCCTATCCAAAGCCTTAACCCACTTTTACCCACTTGCTGGTAGGATCAAGGATGACTTAACCATCGACTGTAATGATGATGGTGCCACTTTTATTGAAGCTCAGGTGGCCCGGGACATGTCGTTTGTGCTTGAAGAGCCAGACATTGAAGTTCTGCAGCAGCTATTACCATGTGATCCACTCCAACATTTACCTCAAACTCAACCGAGTACTGATCAGGTACTGCTAGCCGTTCAGGTCAACCATTTTGCTTGTGGTGGCATGGCAATTTGTGTTTGTATTAGTCATGTTGTTGCTGATGCATCAGCTGCTGCCAACTTTCTAAAAGGCTGGGCTGAAGTTGCTTGTGGTGCTGACATAATTGAGGGTGTGATTTATGATTGTAGCTCCCTCTTCCCTCTACGAGATATGTCACTCTTTTACAGGGTTATGGAGATTCTACTCCACAAGACTAATGCGGGATCACCTGAAGTTATTACAAAGAGGTTcttgtttgatggctctaagaTTGCTGCTCTAAGAAATGAAATGGGAGATGAACTCAACTCGTACCATCCAACACGTATTGAGGCTGTGACTGCACTTATTTGGGAAGCCCTTGTAGCTGCAACTGCTGAAAACGTTACAACTTCTCCAATACTTGAGGCATCTAATATTGTGAATCTGAGAAAGAGAATGAACCCTCCACTCCCACCGCAATGTATTGGTAATGTTTGTTTCGTTTCAATGGTAAGTACACCGACTGAGAACATCGAAAATCGTACAAGTctagcaagaaaaattcatgaatCTATAAAGGAGATAGATGATGACTATATAAGAAAGATATTCACCAGTAATGCTGAATGCTTTCATAATCTTATGGAGAAAATAtttgaagaaatgaaaaagagttCAAACATAGGGATGTTCCGTTTCAGTAGTTGGTGCAGATTTCCATTTTATGAAACTAACTTTGGATGGGGAAAGCCCATATGGTTTGGAACTGCTTTTGCGATTAACAGGAATGGCTGTTTACTGGATACAAGTGATGGTGAAGGAATAGAAGCATGGATATCATTGACCAAAGAAGAAATGGCCCAACTTGAACAGCAACCAGGCATCCTTGCTCATGCTGCTTTCAAACCAAGCATATGGAGATTCTGA